In a single window of the Montipora capricornis isolate CH-2021 chromosome 11, ASM3666992v2, whole genome shotgun sequence genome:
- the LOC138022814 gene encoding centromere protein C-like isoform X3: MAAVKTSRKNAKVHMNDFCMYLPNDPFQDPCIGRRTGIPLNIKARKDSNGFENIDDYFPDSDPEEENIVPNEQIAEQDVFVGRTGMPFNINPRKDSHGFEIVDDYFPDSVSAKSKGSSPESSQTNKPIVQMEKEEDFPQTTSDAVDESTVPETPGATIVSPNETGTLIKNPASCDPTPQFIGTKKRLSFAHGKTPLVVVEHSKPTQSKNPIKNKDGQRDSDIDVVDVDNDVGADCRETTEALSPTTLQATSKAAKHNLTKKSRSTVSGDDDDEVIDVEGIEDDNTFLTIGNATRNEGKAPTDKFPVFAENESFEIDETVVLKGTKHKTMSPEYGSSSDSQTDAKRSSVPKQNKSKIPVRTRKSLPIGIKQKGKKDKENGPYSAAGKEKRNEGKSQGQSYANSSKRRLQGESLIRGRQRKLVERNNEGPQLKEDVRNLSDEEEGDVDVVGEEDKTTKGKMENTRRKSTRGFRKADSDAAERPKSVAGAKQQLKKSTRKAKKNDRKEDVVPESGEEVLVEGEKKGNVESCQGEKRTKKVKNLPNRRQQEEEGRKSGTQGIKENLELEIGDDDDDGTSKTQEKETLKKHSRKTQEKGQKKETVQEKKQESEDKQESEGSDGYNEDEVHAEEKRSEDRASKETEEAKKTEKRRKHENEENLEGKVDAELSGRKTRAQRKKEANAKLKENGLSKETEGVFNGGVKEVEPSDAKTRSQKKKTDVQINKTKAVSGKDGGHDHRLVVLTEAEEAKEGELHDVELGESKKEHLCKKTGTNTSGFKRTDQLERQDREASFEARKEKTDEKEVTTEEIAAEEADNVPLDTIDEQHQEQTLSDKTVQESVSNISNVSSTNASSGSESRKKNGTKRRKKSRILPPYTRRTTKSRKTKTSLKSQDGATESEVRIDAKKPRYEEEQKQSNTAGDSSKEEMVSSRITGRAVSTGSKNAVRKRPVAERSQISDNSVFESQTNDADKIDDGNKTSSSVREVSAVEDRTVEEIRQENLTTKPLSVPSGPSGGVIKSILKSGGSTGRRKTASRKRQMNSDKSHSGGSDADDEGLQPPKQPNRKRLSTVSFATAPFVHSSPADNSPLDVPTPSSLAGSLLLSRDNSYFSTDKSFTPGTSTPGRSSGSGSASGISSAGESDIDPEEEVTLTNGDKLAEGPSNEKGQRRSKRTIVPPLQYWKNERIDYERRKSGGFCIKGVIRNPTPTPKVRKKSKAKRPFTRKEKDTDEVDSSVEEVDNQELEGFEEITNPKGTVFNPEANEEVEMDLFHTPGMLNFTNPAGKLATDDDPLLVHKFISQPLFGGGQVILRPGAEKGRQFVRNDTMVFYVIKGKIVVTIHQSSVVLSTGSTFFVPQGNSYKIKNLKQTDAKLMFVQIKG; this comes from the exons ATGGCCGCTGTCAAG ACTTCCAGAAAAAACGCAAAAGTACACATGAATGATTTTTGCATGTATCTTCCAAATGATCCATTCCAAGATCCATGCATTGGAAG GCGCACTGGAATTCCTCTGAACATTAAAGCCAGAAAAGACTCCAATGGCTTTGAAAACATCGATGACTATTTTCCTGATTCAG acCCAGAGGAGGAAAATATTGTCCCAAATGAACAAATCGCAGAGCAAGATGTTTTTGTTGGAAG AACTGGAATGCCATTTAACATCAATCCAAGGAAAGATTCACATGGATTTGAGATTGTGGATGACTATTTTCCTGACTCAG tTTCTGCGAAGTCAAAGGGATCTTCTCCTGAAAGCAGCCAAACTAACAAACCAATAGTGCAGATGGAGAAGGAAGAGGACTTTCCACAAACTACAAGTGATGCTGTAGATGAATCAACAGTCCCAGAAACCCCTGGAGCAACCATTGTGTCTCCAAATGAGACTGGAACTCTTATAAAAAACCCAGCGTCATGTGACCCAACTCCACAATTTATAGGAACCAAGAAGAG GTTGTCATTTGCACACGGAAAAACTCCACTTGTAGTTGTTGAACACAGCAAGCCTACACAGTCAAA AAACCCGATTAAAAATAAGGATGGTCAAAGGGATTCCGACATTGATGTGGTTGATGTTGACAACGATGTTGGGGCAGACTGCCGAGAAACTACTGAAGCACTGTCGCCCACAACTCTGCAAGCCACATCAAAGGCAGCAAAGCATAATTTAACAAAGAAGAGTCGAAGTACTGTGtctggtgatgatgatgatgaagtcaTTGACGTTGAGGGAATCGAGGATGACAACACATTCCTCACTATTGGGAATGCAACACGGAATGAAGGGAAGGCACCCACTGACAAATTCCCTGTCTTTGCCGAAAATGAGAGTTTTGAAATTGATGAAACTGTTGTTCTCAAAGGGACAAAACACAAGACAATGTCACCAGAGTACGGATCTTCCTCTGATAGTCAAACAGACGCAAAACGTTCTTCAGTACCTAAACAAAACAAATCCAAGATTCCAGTGAGAACAAGAAAAAGTTTGCCCATTGGTATTAAGCAGAAGGGAAAGAAGGACAAAGAAAATGGCCCATATTCTGCAGCCGGAAAAGAGAAGAGGAATGAAGGTAAAAGTCAGGGACAAAGCTATGCAAACTCCTCGAAAAGAAGATTGCAAGGGGAGAGTTTGATAAGGGGAAGACAGAGAAAGCTTGTAGAGAGGAATAACGAGGGGCCACAGCTAAAAGAAGATGTGCGGAATTTGAGTGATGAAGAAGAAGGTGATGTCGATGTGGTTGGAGAGGAAGACAAGACCACAAAGGGGAAAATGGAAAACACAAGACGGAAGTCTACAAGAGGATTCCGGAAAGCAGACTCAGATGCAGCAGAAAGACCAAAAAGCGTCGCTGGTGCAAAGCAACAACTAAAGAAGTCAACACGAAAAGCGAAGAAAAATGACAGAAAGGAGGACGTTGTGCCGGAGTCAGGTGAGGAAGTACTCGTTGAAGGTGAAAAGAAAGGCAACGTTGAAAGTTGTCAAGGggaaaagagaactaaaaaaGTAAAGAATCTGCCAAATAGAAGACAACAGGAAGAGGAAGGAAGAAAAAGTGGTACTCAAGGGATTAAAGAGAATTTGGAACTTGAaattggtgatgatgatgatgatggcacATCGAAGactcaagaaaaagaaacactcAAGAAACACTCAAGAAAGACTCAAGAAAAAGGACAAAAGAAGGAAACGGTCCAAGAGAAAAAGCAGGAATCCGAAGACAAGCAAGAAAGTGAAGGTAGTGATGGTTACAATGAAGATGAAGTTCATGCTGAGGAGAAGAGATCAGAAGATCGTGCGAGTAAAGAAACAGAAGAGGCGAAGAAGACGGAAAAGCGAAGAAAACATGAAAACGAAGAAAACTTAGAAGGTAAAGTTGATGCAGAACTTAGTGGAAGAAAAACACGGGCGCAAAGGAAGAAAGAAGCAAATGctaaactaaaagaaaatgGCTTAAGTAAAGAAACTGAAGGTGTCTTCAATGGTGGGGTGAAGGAAGTAGAACCGAGTGACGCAAAAACAAGATCGCAGAAGAAAAAGACAGATgtccaaataaacaaaactaagGCTGTAAGTGGAAAAGATGGAGGTCATGATCATCGGTTAGTTGTTTTAACAGAGGCTGAGGAAGCTAAAGAAGGCGAACTTCACGATGTTGAATTGGGAGAGTCAAAAAAGGAACATTTATGTAAGAAAACAGGTACTAATACTTCGGGGTTTAAAAGAACCGATCAGTTAGAAAGGCAGGATCGGGAGGCTTCATTTGAAgcaaggaaagagaaaacagatgaaaaaGAAGTAACCACTGAGGAAATAGCTGCGGAAGAGGCGGATAATGTTCCGCTTGATACAATTGACGAACAACACCAAGAGCAAACATTGTCCGATAAAACTGTTCAAGAATCAGTCAGTAACATTTCTAATGTATCAAGTACGAATGCGTCATCTGGTTcggaatcaagaaaaaagaatggaACTAAACGACGAAAAAAATCAAGAATATTACCACCGTATACAAGAAGAACGACCAAGTCAAGAAAGACGAAGACTTCTTTGAAAAGCCAAGACGGTGCGACTGAGTCGGAAGTTAGAATAGACGCCAAAAAACCAAGATATGAAGAAGAGCAAAAACAATCAAACACTGCTGGTGACTCGTCTAAGGAAGAAATGGTTTCATCTAGAATAACTGGTAGAGCTGTGTCGACCGGAAGCAAAAATGCTGTAAGAAAAAGGCCCGTGGCAGAAAGAAGCCAAATTTCTGATAATTCCGTGTTTGAGTCACAAACCAATGATGCAGATAAAATTGACGATGGAAATAAAACAAGCAGTTCTGTGCGAGAAGTCAGTGCCGTGGAAGACAGAACGGTTGAAGAAATCCGACAAGAGAACTTGACGACAAAACCTTTGTCCGTACCGAGTGGTCCATCTGGCGGCGTCATTAAGTCGATTCTTAAATCTGGAGGCAGCACTGGGCGTCGAAAAACAG CATCTAGGAAACGGCAGATGAACTCAGATAAATCACACTCGGGTGGTAGCGACGCAGATGACGAGGGCCTTCAACCACCTAAACAACCGAACAGAAAACGTCTATCGACAGTGAGCTTCGCGACAGCGCCCTTTGTACACTCTTCGCCTGCTGATAATTCGCCGTTGGATGTACCTACGCCCTCCTCCCTTGCTGGCTCGTTACTGCTTTCCAGAGACAACAGTTACTTCTCCACAGATAAATCTTTCACCCCGGGAACTAGTACCCCGGGGAGATCGTCTGGGTCTGGGTCTGCTAGTGGTATTTCCAGTGCGGGGGAGTCAGATATTGATCCGGAAGAGGAAGTTACACTTACTAATGGCGACAAACTAGCGGAAG GTCCATCAAATGAGAAAGGGCAAAGGAGAAGCAAAAGAACCATCGTTCCGCCCTTACAATACTGGAAGAACGAAAGGATAGACTATGAACGACGGAAATCCG GCGGGTTTTGCATAAAAGGTGTGATTAGAAACCCAACTCCTACACCCAAGGTCAGAAAGAAATCCAAAGCTAAGAGACCTTTCACCAGGAAAGAAAAAGATA CAGACGAAGTGGATTCTTCAGTAGAAGAGGTGGATAAC CAGGAGTTGGAGGGTTTTGAAGAGATTACCAATCCAAAGGGAACCGTTTTCAATCCCGAAGCAAACGAAGAAGTTGAAATGG ATCTCTTTCACACTCCTGGGATGCTGAATTTTACGAATCCCGCGGGAAAACTCGCAACAGACGATGACCCGCTCTTAGTGCACAAGTTCATATCGCAGCCTCTGTTTGGTGGTGGACAAGTGATCTTGAGACCTGGAGCTGAAAAAGGAAGACAGTTCGTTCGTAATGACACCATG GTTTTTTACGTGATAAAAGGCAAAATCGTCGTAACAATTCACCAGTCTTCAGTTGTGCTGAGCACTGGCTCCACATTCTTCGTACCCCAAG GAAATTCCTATAAGATTAAAAATCTCAAGCAAACGGATGCGAAGCTAATGTTTGTCCAGATCAAGGGATGA